One Nonomuraea angiospora DNA segment encodes these proteins:
- a CDS encoding metal-dependent hydrolase family protein, with protein sequence MGRLQVVGAAVADGTGRDPIDVDVTVEDGWITQLGAASSDEPGERLDAGGLTMTPGLIDAHVHLGLSSPIQPQFSFQISAAEIAADIFATAGAALDAGFTTVRDTGGIDGGVVTTIAKGKVRGPRVLSCGPVQCQIGGHGYYGAAWEPTELWSGHHLPGLCALSMMSGNADELRGNVREAFRRGASFLKLCVTGGVVSAHDRLTDTQFTVEEIAVAVQEAAARGTYVTVHAHNNEGIRNAVEAGARCVEHGTDLDEPTATLMATRGVALVPTFAVVERLLHDPAEAGLGESVRDRVLGVRERMTEALAAAKEAGVRIGLGSDLIGPAQDRRGEELKLRAELETPMEALVAATKTNAEILGLSDQVGVIAPGMQADLVLWNGNPLEDPKLFADPANAVLVVQAGRVVKDLR encoded by the coding sequence GGCCGCCTCCAGCGACGAACCCGGCGAGCGGCTCGACGCCGGGGGACTGACGATGACGCCCGGCCTGATCGACGCGCACGTTCACCTGGGCCTGTCGAGCCCGATCCAGCCGCAGTTCTCGTTCCAGATCAGTGCCGCCGAGATCGCGGCGGACATCTTCGCCACGGCCGGCGCAGCGCTCGACGCCGGCTTCACGACCGTCCGGGACACCGGCGGGATCGACGGCGGCGTCGTCACCACGATCGCGAAGGGCAAGGTCAGGGGACCGCGCGTCCTGTCGTGCGGACCTGTGCAGTGCCAGATCGGTGGGCACGGCTACTACGGAGCCGCCTGGGAACCCACCGAGCTCTGGAGCGGCCATCACCTTCCGGGTCTGTGCGCCTTGTCCATGATGTCGGGCAACGCGGACGAGCTGCGAGGCAACGTACGTGAGGCCTTTCGCCGCGGAGCCTCCTTCCTGAAGCTCTGTGTGACCGGAGGAGTGGTCAGCGCTCACGACCGGCTGACCGACACCCAGTTCACCGTGGAGGAGATCGCCGTCGCTGTGCAGGAAGCCGCGGCACGGGGCACTTACGTGACGGTTCACGCCCACAACAACGAGGGCATTCGGAACGCGGTCGAGGCCGGGGCGCGCTGTGTCGAGCACGGCACCGACCTCGATGAGCCCACGGCCACCTTGATGGCCACGCGCGGGGTCGCCCTTGTGCCCACGTTCGCCGTCGTCGAGCGACTGCTGCACGACCCCGCGGAAGCCGGCCTCGGCGAGTCGGTCCGCGATCGTGTGCTGGGTGTCCGTGAGCGGATGACCGAGGCGCTCGCTGCCGCCAAGGAGGCCGGAGTGCGGATCGGGCTGGGTTCCGATCTCATCGGTCCGGCTCAGGACCGCCGAGGTGAGGAGCTCAAGTTGCGCGCGGAATTGGAGACACCGATGGAAGCCCTCGTGGCGGCCACGAAGACCAACGCCGAGATCCTCGGCCTGTCGGACCAGGTGGGGGTCATCGCTCCCGGAATGCAGGCAGACCTCGTGCTCTGGAACGGCAACCCGCTCGAAGATCCGAAGCTCTTCGCCGACCCCGCCAACGCCGTCCTCGTCGTCCAGGCCGGACGCGTAGTGAAGGACCTGCGATGA
- a CDS encoding serine hydrolase domain-containing protein yields MSQLQQRMAALVDEAGYRRDEPIVVGMQHGDRPPILPAQGLTLNGEPLGAATLAYTASLSKQMTAACAARLAQQGELDMESALSRWLPQLPAWANAVRLRHLVHHTAGMPADAQIEALMDRDADRTTEGIIQALAQFPALDREPGAEHAYSNAGYVCLAAVVERALGRPLPDFARRQLFTPLAMVNTRYWTGPDPAPPGAAPLVSPHPAPLSLGDGGVWSTATDLLRWGQALNADELGISALIQTPGRLDDGTPIDYAWGIGVRSHAGYRVYRHGGGWQGLRVLHARVPELDLSMVLIAIADHTERRVDLLNSLLDEMTSRGFTHSMD; encoded by the coding sequence GTGTCTCAGCTGCAACAACGAATGGCCGCACTTGTCGACGAAGCCGGCTACCGCCGTGATGAGCCGATCGTGGTCGGCATGCAGCACGGCGATCGGCCACCCATCCTGCCGGCCCAGGGGCTGACACTCAATGGTGAGCCGCTGGGCGCGGCCACGCTCGCCTACACGGCTTCATTGTCGAAACAGATGACCGCTGCCTGCGCGGCGCGGCTCGCCCAACAGGGTGAGCTCGACATGGAGTCGGCCTTGTCGCGCTGGCTACCCCAGCTACCCGCGTGGGCGAACGCTGTCCGGCTTCGCCATCTCGTCCATCACACGGCAGGCATGCCGGCCGACGCCCAAATCGAAGCCCTCATGGATCGGGACGCCGACCGAACCACAGAAGGCATCATCCAGGCCCTTGCCCAGTTCCCAGCGTTGGATCGCGAGCCGGGCGCTGAGCACGCCTACTCCAACGCCGGATATGTCTGCCTTGCCGCCGTGGTGGAACGAGCGCTCGGCCGGCCGCTGCCCGACTTTGCCCGGCGTCAGCTCTTCACGCCGCTGGCGATGGTCAATACCCGTTACTGGACGGGGCCCGATCCCGCACCGCCCGGCGCCGCCCCGCTCGTCTCCCCTCATCCCGCTCCCCTGTCTCTCGGCGATGGAGGGGTGTGGAGCACCGCCACCGATCTGCTGCGATGGGGCCAGGCCCTCAACGCCGACGAACTCGGCATCTCGGCGCTCATCCAGACCCCCGGACGCCTGGATGACGGAACACCCATCGATTACGCCTGGGGCATCGGTGTCCGATCGCACGCCGGCTATCGCGTCTATCGCCACGGAGGAGGTTGGCAAGGCCTGCGCGTCCTCCATGCCCGAGTACCCGAGCTGGACCTGAGCATGGTCCTCATCGCGATCGCCGACCACACCGAACGCCGAGTAGACCTCCTCAACAGCCTTCTCGACGAGATGACCAGCCGCGGCTTCACCCACTCGATGG
- a CDS encoding alpha/beta hydrolase, whose product MSAMWQGCLADTDYFELRSSGGYDYGVWVTTPPGYDPATTPAPAVYVLDGNWAVGMTAPLIVTQLDPMQQIQPYIQVSVGYAGEEAQHWARLRNRDLVPPGEPIAQELIDAVEKGFQAGMTTREEADAYLAELSDTRADAFLSFLTTELHPRIERDYGTAASGHGLFGYSYGGLFSLYTWLSGSALFESVGAGSPGVTSTDSQVFAQLEEMGDSQRAARLHVTINVQELLGDLAVYQSITKNTATLLHRLTSRSEAVTSAILDETHVTGLQASFLSYLRTCRAR is encoded by the coding sequence ATGAGCGCCATGTGGCAGGGCTGCCTCGCCGACACCGACTACTTCGAGCTGCGTTCCAGCGGTGGGTACGACTACGGCGTCTGGGTCACCACGCCACCGGGCTACGACCCCGCCACGACGCCGGCGCCCGCGGTGTACGTGCTCGACGGCAATTGGGCCGTGGGCATGACGGCTCCGCTCATCGTCACCCAACTGGACCCCATGCAGCAGATCCAGCCCTATATCCAGGTCAGCGTCGGTTACGCGGGCGAGGAAGCACAGCACTGGGCACGGCTGCGCAACAGAGACCTCGTGCCACCCGGCGAGCCCATCGCCCAGGAGCTCATCGATGCCGTGGAAAAGGGATTCCAAGCGGGAATGACGACGCGCGAGGAAGCCGACGCCTACCTCGCCGAGTTGAGCGACACCCGCGCCGATGCGTTCCTGAGCTTCCTCACCACGGAACTGCACCCGCGGATCGAACGCGACTACGGCACAGCCGCGAGCGGTCACGGCCTTTTCGGCTACTCCTACGGCGGACTTTTCAGCCTCTACACCTGGCTCTCCGGCAGCGCGCTCTTCGAGAGCGTCGGAGCGGGCAGCCCCGGCGTCACCAGTACGGACAGTCAGGTCTTCGCCCAGCTCGAAGAGATGGGCGACAGCCAGCGTGCGGCCAGGCTGCACGTGACCATCAACGTCCAAGAGCTTCTCGGCGACCTGGCCGTCTACCAGAGCATCACGAAGAACACCGCCACCCTCCTGCACCGCCTCACCTCACGCAGCGAAGCCGTCACCAGCGCGATCCTGGACGAAACGCACGTGACCGGCCTGCAGGCCTCGTTCCTCAGTTATCTCAGGACCTGCCGTGCCCGGTAA
- a CDS encoding NAD(P)/FAD-dependent oxidoreductase, producing MPGKRTDVVVIGSGVIGASVALELARRGWQVTVVDKAGGAGHGSTSASSAVVRFNFSTAAGVATAWEAHFGWRSWAEHLGRDVGPLARYVRCGMAMLDVDVAPRSVYLPLFQNAGIPFEEWTSADLSERIPGIDVGRYWPPKRIDDDEFWAETETTLGAVYTPDAGFVNDPQLAAQNLAAAARTHGAEFRFHASVRGIERAHGRVTAVTLADGSRIPCGVVVNAAGPWSTRINELASVGSDFTVGCRPLRQEVAHVAAPVGFGADNHAGICVADMDLGVYLRGEAGGGLLVGGTEPECDPLQWVDDPDAVTAHPTTAVFEAQVTRAARRLPALEIPNQARGVVGVYDVADDWTPIYDRTELDGFYVAMGTSGNQFKNAPVVGKFLAAIIEQTENGVDHDERPVRFVGEHTGLAIDLSAFSRKRPPGTENSGTVLG from the coding sequence GTGCCCGGTAAGCGCACGGACGTCGTGGTGATCGGGTCGGGGGTGATCGGCGCGTCGGTCGCCTTGGAACTCGCCCGCCGTGGCTGGCAGGTGACGGTGGTCGACAAGGCCGGGGGCGCCGGCCACGGCTCCACGAGTGCGTCCAGCGCGGTGGTGCGGTTCAACTTCTCCACCGCCGCGGGCGTCGCCACCGCCTGGGAGGCACACTTCGGCTGGAGGTCGTGGGCGGAGCACCTCGGCCGCGATGTCGGGCCGTTGGCTCGGTACGTACGGTGCGGGATGGCGATGCTGGACGTGGACGTGGCTCCTCGGTCGGTGTACCTGCCGCTGTTCCAGAACGCGGGTATCCCGTTCGAGGAGTGGACGAGTGCGGACCTGTCGGAGCGGATCCCGGGTATCGACGTCGGCAGGTACTGGCCACCGAAACGTATCGACGACGACGAGTTCTGGGCCGAGACCGAAACCACGCTGGGTGCCGTGTACACACCTGATGCGGGGTTCGTGAACGATCCGCAACTGGCGGCGCAGAATCTGGCCGCCGCCGCGCGGACACACGGTGCCGAGTTCCGGTTCCATGCGTCGGTGCGCGGGATCGAACGGGCCCATGGCCGGGTCACTGCGGTGACACTCGCGGACGGAAGCAGGATCCCCTGCGGCGTGGTGGTCAACGCCGCAGGCCCATGGTCGACCCGCATCAACGAGCTGGCCTCAGTCGGATCCGACTTCACCGTGGGATGCCGGCCGTTACGGCAGGAGGTCGCGCATGTCGCGGCCCCCGTGGGTTTCGGCGCCGACAACCACGCCGGGATCTGCGTCGCGGACATGGACCTGGGTGTCTACCTGCGCGGTGAGGCCGGCGGAGGACTGCTGGTCGGTGGTACGGAACCGGAATGCGACCCGCTGCAGTGGGTGGACGACCCGGATGCCGTCACTGCGCATCCGACGACGGCGGTGTTCGAGGCCCAGGTGACGAGGGCTGCGCGACGGCTACCGGCGTTGGAGATACCGAATCAGGCTCGCGGGGTCGTGGGAGTCTACGACGTCGCCGACGACTGGACGCCGATCTACGACCGTACGGAGCTGGACGGGTTCTACGTCGCCATGGGGACGAGCGGTAACCAGTTCAAGAACGCGCCGGTCGTCGGCAAGTTCCTCGCCGCGATCATCGAACAGACCGAGAACGGCGTAGATCACGACGAACGGCCGGTGCGATTCGTCGGCGAGCACACCGGCCTGGCCATAGACCTTTCGGCGTTCTCCCGCAAGCGTCCCCCCGGCACCGAGAACTCAGGCACAGTCCTGGGCTGA